The genomic interval CGCGCCATTTGCCCGAAATCTACGCGGTCGAGGCGGCGGAATTGGGTTGAGACCGCTCCCGCCCGAAGAGCCGCCCCCATGAAAGTCCTGATTCCCGGACTGCTCCGCTCCTATACCCGGCAGCGGGAGGTGGACGCGAAAGGCGCAACCCTCGCCGAGGTTCTCGCCGACCTCGACCGACGCTATCCGGGCCTGCGCTTCCGCATCGTCGACGAGCAAGACCGCATCCGTCCGCATATCCGGGTATTCCTCGACGGCCGCCAGGTGCACGACCTGGCGATGCCGGTCGGCATCGAGAGCGAAGTGCAGATCGTCCAGGCGCTGAGCGGGGGGTAGAAACCGCTCAGTCGCCCGCCGGATAGCTCATCGGGCAGGCTTCCTCCGCCGTGCGGCCGAGCGGGTCCCATTCCGGCAGGCTCGCCCACACGCGTTCGCCCGCTTCCTGCGCCTCGGCCCGCAACTCCGCGACATCGACGTTCGGAATGACGCCGCCTTCCATGCACACACGGCCGTCGACGATGACGGTGTCCACGTCGTCGCCGACGCCGCATTCGACCAGGCTCTTGATCGGATCGCGGATCGGGCCGAAACGCAGCGAATTGCGCCCGGCGAAGTCGATGATGACGATATCGGCGCGCGCGCCCGGCGCGAGCCGTCCCAGATCGTCGCGCCCGAGGGAAATCGCGCCGCCCAAGGTCGCCGCCGCGAACACCTCGGCCGCGGTCGCGGCCAAATAGGTGTGGCTCATGATCTTGCCGAGGTACGACGCGCAGCGCATGTTGAGGACCATGTCGCGCGGATAGGTGTCGGAGCCGAGGGCGATGTTGACGCCCGCCGCGCGGTATTTCTTCCAATTATCCAGGGTGCGGGCGCGCCGCACGATGTTGATCGGGCAATGGGAAATGGAAGTGCCGGCCCGGCCCATCAATTCCAGGTCGCGGGCGCGCGAATAATTGAGGTTCGAGTTGTCGGCGACGAAATTGCCGTGCCCGATGTTGAGGGTCGGGCGCAGCATACCTAAGGATTCGAGCAGCTCGATCGGCGTACACCCGTGCTCGCGCACCACGTCGTGGAATTCGAGCACGCTGTAGGCGGCATGGGTCGCCATCGGCAATTTCAGGCGATCGGCGGCCTCGCGGGTGCGCTTCAGGACCTCGACGCTCGAGGTTTCCACCTCGCGCGGCACCAGGATGCCGCGTACGCGCCCTTCGGCCTTGCCGTCGTGCCGGGCGATCCAATCGAGCGCGGTGGCAAGGCCGTCGAGGCCCGCCTGATCGTTGCGCACGCGCTTCAAACGCCCTTTGTCGTCGCCGACCCAGCGTCCGCAGTCGTAGCCTGGCGCAAGATACGCGCGCGTACCCAAGCGCTCGACTTGGGCCAACAGCGCGTCCTGGACCTTCAACTGGCTTCCGTATTCGACGAAGGTGGTGACCCCGTTGCGCAGCAGCTCGACGACCGTGAAGCGGGCATTGAGGCGGAACGCGGCTTCGGCGCCTTCGTCGCCGTGTTTCAGATAACGCGGATCGCCCTTGACCACCCTGCCTTCCTTCGGCACCGAGATTTCGAGAAACGGCTGGCCGAAGTATTCGGGACGGCCGACATCGGCGATCAGGCGGTGCGAGGCGCGATGGCCGGAATGGACGTGGGTGTCGATGAATCCCGGCGCGACCA from Rhodospirillales bacterium carries:
- a CDS encoding MoaD/ThiS family protein — protein: MKVLIPGLLRSYTRQREVDAKGATLAEVLADLDRRYPGLRFRIVDEQDRIRPHIRVFLDGRQVHDLAMPVGIESEVQIVQALSGG
- a CDS encoding amidohydrolase family protein, whose product is MRVKIEGGWVVGFDRGGHVLIRDGVVVFEGDKILHVGKSFAGRADRTIDAKGKLVAPGFIDTHVHSGHRASHRLIADVGRPEYFGQPFLEISVPKEGRVVKGDPRYLKHGDEGAEAAFRLNARFTVVELLRNGVTTFVEYGSQLKVQDALLAQVERLGTRAYLAPGYDCGRWVGDDKGRLKRVRNDQAGLDGLATALDWIARHDGKAEGRVRGILVPREVETSSVEVLKRTREAADRLKLPMATHAAYSVLEFHDVVREHGCTPIELLESLGMLRPTLNIGHGNFVADNSNLNYSRARDLELMGRAGTSISHCPINIVRRARTLDNWKKYRAAGVNIALGSDTYPRDMVLNMRCASYLGKIMSHTYLAATAAEVFAAATLGGAISLGRDDLGRLAPGARADIVIIDFAGRNSLRFGPIRDPIKSLVECGVGDDVDTVIVDGRVCMEGGVIPNVDVAELRAEAQEAGERVWASLPEWDPLGRTAEEACPMSYPAGD